TTCTGTTGCGCATGCCAGAGGAGCAGGCCCGCCTGATCCGCACCCCCTTGCGCCAAGCCATTACCCTGCAACCCAACTGCGCCGTCGCCCACAATCGCCTGGGCTTTTTGGAGTCAGTCCAAGGGGAGAACCCGGCGGCCGCCATTCGGCATCTTCAGACCGCCGCCCAACTAGAGCCGGACAATTGCGGCTTCATTCTCATGTGGGCCAGATACGCCTTGGAGCAGGGCAAAGATGCCAAAGCCCTGCAAGCGCTGGAGGATATGGCCCGGCAGGGCAGTCACCCGCGGTGCCAAAAACAAGCCCGAGAATTGCTGGCCCGCTTCAACGGCGCCGGCAGGATTTCTTCAGGGCGCCCATAGCGGGCCATGCTGAAGGGGAGACGGGAAGCTGGGTGCCATGATTCGCTTAACCTGCGCCAAGATGACACACAAGCAGGCGTGGCCTAGGTTGTTCTAATACCTCCCAAAACATTTTCGGTAAGAAAATTTTCACTGCACAACTTTTTTTGATAAAAAAAATCTTAAACCCCTATAATGAGTAATGTGAAACAAACAGGTCATGGGTGGGCCGTAAACCAAGCCAGCTTGGGGTGCGGGGGCAGTCCGGGCTGCGTCGCTTGTGGGTCTGCCCAGGCTTTCAGGCATGAAAAATGCTAGGAAGGACAATACGCCATATGCTTAAGCAAAAAATATCCCAGAAAAAAGTTGTCCGCCGGAATAAGTCGGCGGCGAAAAAGCCGGCACCCATGAAAACTGCCAAAGGTGAACCCAAGGAAAAACAGAAGCCCGTGGGGGAGCCAGCGCCTTCGAGTGCGCCGCCGGCCACTCCACCGCCGCCCCCGCCGCAGGTGGCACGGGAACCCGAGGTGAGTTGGGAGGAAAGGGAAAATGAGGCGTGGGATGGGGAGAGTGCCATCAAGCTATATCTCAAAGAGATTGGCGAGGTGCCGTTGTTGACTCCCGAGCAGGAAATTGAACTGGCCGCCCGCATCAAGAAAGGCGACAAGAAAGCGCGGGAACAAATGATCAAGGCCAACCTGCGGCTGGTGGTGAAGATCGCCCATGATTATGAGAATTACGGCCTGCCCCTGCTGGATTTGATCAGTGAGGGCAACATTGGCCTGATGAAGGCGGTGGAGCGGTTTGACCCGGCCAAAGGGGGCAAGCTCTCCACCTATGCGGCCTGGTGGATCAAGCAGGCAATCAAACGCGCCCTGGCCAACCAGGCCAAAACCATTCGTCTGCCGGTGCATCTGGTGGACAAAATCGCCCGCATGCGCCGCGTGGCCATGCAACTGCAGGAGGAGCTGGGCAGGGAGCCGACGGATGAGGAGCTGGCCGAGGAGATGGGACTTTCCCCCTCGCGCGTGGCCTTGATGCGCACGGCCGGCATTCGCCCGGCCTCGCTGGATGCGCCGATTGGGGACGACGACAACAACTCGTATTCGGAGTTGATCGCCGATGAGCAGGCCAGCACGCCTTATGACCGTCTGGAGGACGAAACGGTGCGCGACATGCTGCGGGAATTGATGAAAAGCTTGGAACCCCGCGAAGCGGAGATCTTGAGCTATCGCTTTGGTTTGGATGGCGGCCCGGAGCGCACCCTGGAGGAGGTGGGGGAGAAATTCCACGTGACCCGCGAGCGCATCCGCCAGATTCAGAACATTGCCCTGCGCAAACTCCGGCGCATGATTGAAAAACTGGAGAGCAACTAAGAGCCTTTGCGGGCGGCCTGGTGGGTGACAATCGGCACGTAACCGCGCTCAAGACCTGGCGGCGGGGTCACCCACAGGCCGGGGTCCAGTTTGACCAGTTTGCCGCGGGCAGGCGGGGCCATGTAATCGCGGTCGGGGGTCCAGTGCTGATGGATTTTTTCCACAAAAGCCTGGAGTTTGGCCTTTTTCTCCTCGCTCCAGGAATATTGCTGGAACGAGGGCTGATCCACAAAACGATACCAATAGTAGGTGACGACCGAGCCATCCAGCAGTTGGGTGGTGAAGGGGCCACGGGTGGGGCCGGGTTTGGCCCATGCCCCCTTGCCGGGTGAGGTGTAAGGCGCGCCGGGCCGGGCGAGCGGGAAACTGGCGGCCGCCAGGCGGGTTTCCGGCGGCACCTCTGCGGGCGCAATCACGACCTGCTCGTTGCCCACCGATTTGGAGTATTGGGGAAAAAGACCGGCCGGATAGGGGGCATTGGTAAACCACTGCAGGCCCCAAATGTTACCCTCGAAGATGCGGGTATCGAAAACGGTTTCCACCCCTTTGAGGGGTTTGCCGGCCTGGGAGAAGCGGGTGGTGCGGGTGTTCAATTTGGGTTTCCAGGCGTGGGCGGGGTCAAAACGTCCCGGACACACCGGCCCGCCGTCCCGCCAGCGTTTGAAGGCCTCGTACAAGGCCCCTTTGGAGTAGTAAGTGACCTCCTGCACCAGCCAGGCGCGGCCTTCCTGATCCACGGGAAATTGGAGCTTGGGGATTTTGACGTAGCGCTGGCCCTGGGCATCCGAGC
This DNA window, taken from Verrucomicrobiia bacterium, encodes the following:
- a CDS encoding sigma-70 family RNA polymerase sigma factor; protein product: MKTAKGEPKEKQKPVGEPAPSSAPPATPPPPPPQVAREPEVSWEERENEAWDGESAIKLYLKEIGEVPLLTPEQEIELAARIKKGDKKAREQMIKANLRLVVKIAHDYENYGLPLLDLISEGNIGLMKAVERFDPAKGGKLSTYAAWWIKQAIKRALANQAKTIRLPVHLVDKIARMRRVAMQLQEELGREPTDEELAEEMGLSPSRVALMRTAGIRPASLDAPIGDDDNNSYSELIADEQASTPYDRLEDETVRDMLRELMKSLEPREAEILSYRFGLDGGPERTLEEVGEKFHVTRERIRQIQNIALRKLRRMIEKLESN